A genomic window from Elaeis guineensis isolate ETL-2024a chromosome 3, EG11, whole genome shotgun sequence includes:
- the LOC114913994 gene encoding uncharacterized protein isoform X1, whose translation MAHIYRSTVIWKLQMRELILFGLGGIGNKMMRAYFDEDLKLDNRMMKDYGDFDEKSILNHGEDEDFKLIRDDGMIVTDPNLLGL comes from the exons ATGGCACACATTTATAG GTCCACCGTCATATGGAAACTTCAAATGCGTGAGCTGATTTTGTTTGGTCTGGGAGGTATTGGAAACAAG ATGATGAGAGCTTATTTCGATGAAGACTTGAAACTTGACAATCGGATGATGAAAGACTACGGTGATTTCGATGAAAAGAGCATTCTGAATCATGGTGAAGATGAGGATTTCAAGTTGATAAGGGATGATGGAATGATTGTGACGGACCCAAATCTACTAGGGCTATAG